A genomic window from Streptomyces mirabilis includes:
- a CDS encoding uracil-DNA glycosylase — MDSSPAGRSDPDIVGGLDGLGAVGDLDPLADLDGLDALTDLDARIAGCRACPRLVAWREEVARTRRAAFADQTYWGRPVPGYGPADASLLVVGLAPAAHGGNRTGRMFTGDRSGDVLYAALHDVGLASRGTSVSADDGLELYGVRVTSPVHCAPPANKPTPGERDTCRPWLVRELELLRPTLRSVVVLGAFGWQAALPAFAAAGWTVPRPRPVFAHGARVSLGAQDGSAAGSVELFGCFHVSQRNTFTGRLTPAMLRDVLRAAAGAAGLTTRPYEV, encoded by the coding sequence ATGGACAGCAGCCCGGCAGGCAGGAGCGATCCCGACATCGTCGGCGGCCTGGACGGCCTGGGCGCAGTGGGTGATCTGGACCCCCTGGCCGATCTGGACGGCCTGGACGCACTGACTGATCTGGACGCCCGGATCGCCGGGTGCCGGGCGTGTCCGCGGCTGGTCGCGTGGCGCGAGGAGGTCGCCCGCACCAGACGTGCCGCCTTCGCCGACCAGACGTACTGGGGCCGCCCCGTTCCCGGCTACGGACCGGCCGACGCCTCGCTGCTCGTCGTCGGGCTCGCACCCGCCGCCCACGGCGGGAACCGGACCGGGCGGATGTTCACGGGGGACCGCTCCGGGGACGTGCTCTACGCGGCGCTGCACGACGTGGGGCTCGCCTCGCGCGGGACCTCGGTGAGCGCGGACGACGGACTGGAGCTGTACGGCGTACGCGTCACCTCGCCCGTGCACTGCGCGCCGCCCGCCAACAAGCCGACACCTGGCGAACGGGACACCTGCCGCCCCTGGCTCGTACGGGAGTTGGAACTGCTGCGGCCCACGCTCCGGTCGGTGGTCGTGCTGGGAGCCTTCGGCTGGCAGGCCGCGCTGCCCGCCTTCGCCGCGGCGGGATGGACGGTGCCCCGGCCCAGGCCGGTGTTCGCGCACGGGGCGAGGGTTTCGCTGGGGGCGCAGGACGGGTCGGCGGCGGGATCCGTCGAGCTGTTCGGATGCTTCCACGTCAGCCAGCGGAACACGTTCACCGGACGGCTGACGCCCGCCATGCTGCGGGACGTGCTGCGCGCGGCGGCCGGGGCGGCGGGGCTGACGACGCGACCGTACGAGGTTTAA
- a CDS encoding DoxX family protein → MSETTVPVTTLTSPSASASSLKARGRGARISLGALQIVLGLFYAFASALPKLIAHPSAAEAFDKLGWGSTGMYLIGALELAGGLALLVPLLSSVAAVALSALMVGAFIVNVTAIHGPYVATPLILILPLALIAWARRNHTTELVRWVRRRA, encoded by the coding sequence ATGTCCGAGACCACCGTCCCCGTCACCACGCTCACCTCCCCCTCCGCCTCTGCCTCCTCGCTGAAGGCCCGCGGCCGCGGTGCCCGGATCTCCCTGGGCGCGCTGCAGATCGTGCTCGGGCTCTTCTACGCGTTCGCGAGCGCGCTGCCCAAGCTGATCGCGCACCCGTCGGCCGCCGAGGCGTTCGACAAGCTCGGCTGGGGCAGCACGGGGATGTACCTCATCGGCGCGCTCGAACTCGCCGGAGGCCTCGCCCTGCTGGTCCCGCTGCTGTCCTCGGTGGCGGCGGTCGCGCTCAGCGCGCTGATGGTGGGCGCCTTCATCGTGAACGTCACCGCCATCCACGGGCCGTACGTGGCGACCCCGCTCATCCTGATCCTGCCGCTCGCGCTGATCGCGTGGGCCAGGAGGAACCACACCACCGAGCTGGTGCGGTGGGTGCGGCGACGGGCATGA
- a CDS encoding RNA-binding S4 domain-containing protein, which yields MASEGADVERNDEKVDEKVDEKVDEKVDEEKAVAAAEAARPVGGESVRVDSWIWSVRLVKTRSAGATACRGGHVRVNGDRVKPAYAVRVGDEVRLRQGIRERVVVVKRVIRKRVGAPVAAECYVDNSPPPPPREAIAPAGVRDRGAGRPTKRDRREMERLRGLGGPDSP from the coding sequence ATGGCTTCTGAGGGTGCGGACGTCGAGCGGAACGACGAGAAGGTCGACGAGAAGGTCGACGAGAAGGTCGACGAGAAGGTCGACGAGGAGAAGGCGGTGGCCGCCGCCGAGGCCGCCCGTCCGGTGGGCGGCGAGAGCGTGCGGGTCGACAGCTGGATCTGGTCCGTACGTCTGGTCAAGACCCGCTCGGCGGGTGCGACCGCGTGCCGGGGCGGACACGTCCGGGTGAACGGGGACCGCGTCAAGCCCGCGTACGCCGTGCGCGTCGGCGACGAGGTGCGCCTGCGGCAGGGGATCCGGGAACGGGTCGTCGTCGTGAAGCGGGTGATCCGCAAGCGGGTCGGCGCGCCCGTCGCCGCCGAGTGCTACGTCGACAACAGCCCGCCGCCCCCGCCGCGCGAGGCGATCGCCCCGGCCGGCGTCCGCGACCGCGGAGCGGGCCGCCCGACCAAGCGCGACCGCCGCGAGATGGAGCGCCTCCGGGGCCTCGGCGGCCCCGACTCGCCCTGA
- a CDS encoding tetratricopeptide repeat protein, whose product MPETSGSTGRTPETHVIDFRAAEQLLAARDPRGAVKLLDPVIAAHPENTAARLLRARAFFAAAQLRPAELEFTIVLEREPDNAFAHFALARTYERQLRPDQAKRHFRLAAALDPKPQYLEAARFDS is encoded by the coding sequence GTGCCCGAGACCAGCGGATCGACCGGACGTACTCCGGAGACGCATGTCATCGACTTCCGTGCCGCCGAGCAACTGCTCGCCGCGCGGGACCCGCGGGGCGCGGTGAAGCTGCTCGATCCAGTGATCGCCGCGCACCCGGAGAACACAGCCGCCCGACTGCTGCGCGCGCGTGCCTTCTTCGCCGCCGCGCAACTGCGGCCCGCCGAGCTGGAGTTCACGATCGTCCTGGAGCGCGAGCCGGACAACGCGTTCGCCCACTTCGCGCTCGCCCGCACCTATGAGCGCCAGCTCCGTCCCGACCAGGCGAAGCGGCACTTCCGGCTGGCGGCGGCGCTCGACCCGAAGCCCCAGTACCTGGAAGCGGCGCGCTTCGACTCTTAA
- a CDS encoding HoxN/HupN/NixA family nickel/cobalt transporter: MTRREWARLGGMAAFVLALHVIGWFILVVIVAPEHYSLGTKSFGIGIGVTAYTLGMRHAFDADHIAAIDNTTRKLMGEGKRPLSVGFWFSLGHSSIVFALALLLSLGVKALAGPVRDDNSQLHSVTGMIGTTVSGVFLYLIAGINLLILVGIWKVFRRMRTGHFDEAALEEQLNNRGLMNRLLGRLMKSISKPWQMYPLGMLFGLGFDTATEIALLVLAGSGAASGLPWYAILCLPVLFAAGMSLLDTIDGSFMNFAYGWAFSKPVRKVFYNLTITGLSVAVALIIGTVELLGLLAEKLALHGVFWDWVAGLDLNVLGFVIVGLFFVTWLVAVAVWKFGRIEEKWTAGLRPAEQPTE, from the coding sequence ATGACCCGCAGGGAGTGGGCCCGGCTCGGCGGCATGGCGGCCTTCGTCCTCGCACTGCACGTCATCGGCTGGTTCATCCTGGTGGTGATCGTGGCGCCGGAGCACTACAGCCTCGGCACCAAGAGCTTCGGCATCGGGATCGGTGTCACCGCCTACACCCTGGGTATGCGGCACGCCTTCGACGCCGACCACATCGCCGCCATCGACAACACCACCCGCAAGCTGATGGGCGAGGGCAAGCGCCCGCTCTCCGTCGGCTTCTGGTTCTCGCTCGGGCACTCCAGCATCGTCTTCGCCCTGGCCCTCCTGCTGTCGCTGGGCGTCAAGGCGCTGGCCGGACCCGTCCGGGACGACAACTCCCAGCTGCACAGCGTCACCGGCATGATCGGCACGACCGTCTCCGGGGTCTTCCTCTACCTCATCGCCGGGATCAACCTCCTCATCCTCGTCGGGATCTGGAAGGTGTTCCGGCGGATGCGCACCGGGCACTTCGACGAGGCGGCGCTGGAGGAGCAGCTCAACAACCGCGGGCTGATGAACCGCCTCCTGGGCCGGCTGATGAAGTCGATCAGCAAGCCCTGGCAGATGTACCCGCTCGGCATGCTCTTCGGCCTCGGTTTCGACACCGCCACGGAGATCGCCCTGCTGGTCCTCGCCGGTTCCGGCGCCGCCTCCGGCCTGCCCTGGTACGCGATCCTGTGTCTGCCGGTACTGTTCGCCGCGGGCATGTCGCTGCTGGACACCATCGACGGGTCCTTCATGAACTTCGCCTACGGCTGGGCGTTCTCCAAGCCGGTCCGCAAGGTCTTCTACAACCTCACCATCACGGGTCTGTCCGTCGCCGTCGCGCTGATCATCGGCACCGTGGAACTGCTGGGGCTGCTCGCCGAGAAGCTCGCTCTGCACGGAGTCTTCTGGGACTGGGTCGCGGGTCTGGACCTGAACGTGCTCGGCTTCGTCATCGTCGGACTGTTCTTCGTGACCTGGCTCGTCGCCGTGGCGGTGTGGAAGTTCGGCCGGATCGAGGAGAAGTGGACCGCCGGGCTGCGTCCCGCCGAACAGCCCACCGAGTGA
- a CDS encoding acyltransferase domain-containing protein, which translates to MHVDQGAASASGGRTDGEARVLLEALRADARLAEWLRDLESEGAPRLEAELPDADGLPDLLLDLTVAHEHINELVALRALLVADPEAMTFLARCVARFVRDMGEIGKGWEPPAFPESAGPLGRCFHLYVFIAALPYVRAYHRELGIPDDVSRRTLADLGRHVSVHHRRLGTPGLLFPWWIALHFHGELFQLGRLQFQRSRLGRRTGRAVAAAGLDAGPGDACLSLHIPDCHGPLSPAACERSLVLAREFFARHYPDERHEVAVCHSWLLDPQLGRYLPADSNIIRFQERFRIAYQETTPDDGVPVGFVFGDPELPTRALPRRSTVERAVGDHLRAGGHWYVGHGWFAL; encoded by the coding sequence GTGCACGTTGACCAAGGGGCCGCGAGCGCGAGCGGCGGCCGGACCGACGGGGAGGCGCGGGTGCTGCTGGAGGCGCTGCGGGCGGACGCGAGACTCGCCGAGTGGCTGCGGGACCTGGAGAGCGAGGGCGCTCCCCGGCTGGAGGCGGAGCTCCCGGACGCGGACGGGCTGCCGGACCTTCTGCTCGACCTGACCGTGGCCCACGAGCACATCAACGAACTCGTCGCGCTGCGCGCCCTGCTGGTGGCCGACCCGGAGGCGATGACGTTCCTCGCCCGGTGCGTCGCCCGCTTCGTACGGGACATGGGGGAGATCGGGAAGGGGTGGGAGCCGCCCGCGTTCCCCGAGTCGGCGGGGCCGCTCGGGCGCTGCTTCCACCTGTACGTCTTCATCGCGGCGCTCCCGTACGTCCGGGCCTACCACCGAGAGCTCGGCATCCCCGACGACGTGTCCCGGCGCACCCTGGCCGACCTCGGCCGGCATGTGTCCGTGCACCACAGACGGCTCGGGACGCCGGGGCTGCTGTTCCCCTGGTGGATCGCCCTGCACTTCCACGGTGAGCTGTTCCAGCTGGGCCGGCTGCAGTTCCAGCGCTCACGGCTCGGCCGGCGCACGGGGCGGGCCGTCGCGGCGGCCGGCCTCGACGCCGGCCCCGGCGACGCGTGTCTGAGCCTGCACATACCCGACTGCCACGGGCCGCTTTCCCCCGCCGCCTGTGAGCGGTCGCTCGTGCTGGCACGGGAGTTCTTCGCCCGGCACTATCCCGACGAGCGCCATGAGGTCGCCGTGTGCCACTCCTGGCTGCTCGATCCACAGCTCGGGCGGTATCTCCCGGCGGACTCGAACATCATCCGCTTCCAGGAACGCTTCCGGATCGCGTACCAGGAGACGACCCCGGACGACGGGGTGCCGGTCGGCTTCGTCTTCGGCGATCCGGAGCTGCCCACGCGCGCGCTGCCGCGCCGGAGCACGGTGGAGCGTGCGGTGGGGGACCATCTGCGCGCGGGCGGGCACTGGTACGTCGGGCACGGCTGGTTCGCGCTGTAG
- a CDS encoding PAC2 family protein produces the protein MLDPQGLYAWEPKGLAVVDMALAQESAGLVMLYHFDGYIDAGETGDQIVDRLLDSLPHQVVARFDHDRLVDYRARRPLLTFKRDRWTDYEEPTLDVRLVQDATGAPFLLLSGPEPDVEWERFAAAVQQIVERLGVRLSVNFHGIPMGVPHTRPVGLTPHGNRTDLVPGHRSPFDEAQVPGSAESLVEYRLMEAGHDVLGVAAHVPHYIARSPYPDAALTVLEAITGATGLVLPAIAHSLRTEAHRTQTEIDRQIQEGDEELVALVQGLEHQYDAAAGAETRGNMLAEPVDIPSADEIGLEFERFLAEREGDA, from the coding sequence GTGCTTGATCCGCAGGGTTTGTACGCATGGGAGCCGAAGGGCCTGGCCGTGGTGGACATGGCACTCGCCCAGGAGTCGGCCGGTCTGGTCATGCTCTACCACTTCGACGGATACATCGACGCGGGGGAAACGGGCGACCAGATCGTCGACCGTCTGCTCGACTCGCTGCCCCACCAGGTCGTGGCCCGTTTCGACCACGACCGGCTCGTGGACTACCGGGCGCGCCGCCCGCTGCTGACGTTCAAGCGCGACCGCTGGACCGACTACGAGGAGCCCACGCTCGACGTGCGGCTCGTCCAGGACGCCACCGGCGCGCCCTTCCTGCTGCTGTCGGGACCCGAGCCGGACGTCGAGTGGGAGCGTTTCGCCGCCGCCGTCCAGCAGATCGTGGAGCGGCTCGGCGTGCGGCTGTCCGTGAACTTCCACGGCATTCCCATGGGCGTCCCGCACACCCGCCCCGTGGGCCTCACCCCGCACGGCAACCGCACCGACCTGGTGCCGGGCCACCGCAGCCCCTTCGACGAGGCGCAGGTCCCCGGCAGCGCCGAGTCCCTCGTCGAGTACCGCCTCATGGAGGCCGGACACGACGTCCTGGGCGTCGCCGCGCACGTCCCGCACTACATCGCCCGTTCCCCGTACCCGGACGCGGCGCTGACCGTCCTGGAGGCCATCACGGGCGCCACGGGCCTGGTGCTCCCCGCCATCGCGCACTCCCTGCGCACCGAGGCGCACCGCACCCAGACGGAGATCGACCGGCAGATCCAGGAGGGCGACGAGGAGCTCGTGGCCCTCGTCCAGGGCCTCGAGCACCAGTACGACGCCGCCGCGGGCGCCGAGACGCGGGGCAACATGCTCGCGGAGCCGGTGGACATCCCGTCGGCGGACGAGATCGGGTTGGAGTTCGAGCGTTTCCTGGCGGAGCGCGAGGGTGACGCGTAG
- the pip gene encoding prolyl aminopeptidase, protein MGLYPEIEPYDHGMLDVGDGNRVYWEVCGNPDGKPAVMLHGGPGSGCGPWFRRSCDPAKYRIVLLDQRGCGRSTPHAAAYGTDMAVNTTAHLIGDLELLRRHLGIRRWLVWGVSWGSVLGLRYAQTHPDVVSELVLAAVGTGSNAEVALLTRGLGRFFPEAFERFLAELPEGERDGNLAAAYSRLLESPHPEVRARAARAWTDWETAIVPAPPRSEKRYEDPEFRMGFARTVTHYFGNDHFLGEGNDEGVVIRDVSLLKGIPGTLVQGSLDFGNLLGTVWRLHHRWPDSELIVVDDVGHTMGARGVVDALVAATDKYALRQRLQARGVSDSPKRCRTVDR, encoded by the coding sequence ATGGGCCTGTATCCGGAGATCGAACCGTACGACCACGGCATGCTCGACGTCGGCGACGGCAACCGCGTGTACTGGGAGGTCTGCGGAAACCCCGACGGCAAGCCCGCCGTCATGCTGCACGGCGGTCCGGGGTCCGGCTGCGGCCCTTGGTTCCGGCGCTCCTGCGACCCCGCCAAGTATCGGATCGTGCTGCTCGACCAGCGTGGCTGCGGACGCTCCACGCCGCACGCCGCCGCTTACGGGACGGACATGGCCGTCAACACGACGGCGCATCTGATCGGCGACCTGGAGCTGCTGCGACGGCACTTGGGCATCCGGCGGTGGCTGGTGTGGGGCGTGTCGTGGGGTTCGGTGCTGGGGCTGCGGTATGCGCAGACGCACCCGGACGTCGTCTCCGAGCTGGTGCTGGCCGCGGTGGGCACCGGCTCGAACGCCGAAGTGGCCCTGCTGACCAGGGGGCTTGGACGGTTCTTCCCCGAGGCCTTCGAGCGGTTCCTCGCCGAACTGCCCGAGGGGGAGCGGGACGGGAACCTCGCCGCCGCGTACAGCCGGCTGCTCGAATCGCCCCACCCCGAGGTGCGGGCGCGGGCGGCGCGGGCCTGGACCGACTGGGAGACGGCGATCGTTCCGGCGCCGCCGCGGTCGGAGAAGCGCTATGAGGACCCGGAGTTCCGCATGGGCTTCGCGCGGACGGTCACGCACTACTTCGGCAACGACCACTTCCTGGGGGAAGGAAACGACGAAGGCGTCGTGATCCGCGACGTGTCCCTGCTGAAGGGGATCCCCGGCACCCTCGTCCAGGGCAGTCTCGACTTCGGGAACCTGCTGGGCACGGTGTGGCGGCTCCACCACCGCTGGCCCGACAGCGAGTTGATCGTCGTGGACGACGTGGGGCACACCATGGGGGCGAGGGGTGTGGTGGACGCGTTGGTGGCGGCGACGGACAAGTACGCCCTGCGCCAGCGACTTCAGGCTCGGGGAGTCTCTGACTCGCCGAAGAGATGCCGCACCGTCGACCGGTAG
- the coaE gene encoding dephospho-CoA kinase, whose product MLKVGLTGGIGAGKSEVSRLLVRLGAVLIDADLIAREVVAPGTPGLAAVVDAFGQDVLAPDGGLDRPKLGSIVFADPEKLAVLNSIVHPLVGARSRELESAAGEDAVVIHDVPLLAENALRPLYDLVVVVDASPETQLDRLVRLRGMTEADARARMAAQATREKRLGIADVVIDNDVPLVELEGRVREVWADLVRRAQARKE is encoded by the coding sequence ATGCTGAAGGTTGGCCTGACCGGCGGTATCGGCGCCGGCAAGAGCGAGGTGTCGAGGCTGCTCGTGCGGCTCGGCGCGGTGCTGATCGACGCGGATCTGATCGCGCGGGAGGTCGTCGCACCCGGAACCCCCGGGCTCGCGGCCGTCGTCGACGCCTTCGGGCAGGACGTGCTCGCACCCGACGGCGGTCTGGACCGCCCCAAGCTGGGCTCGATCGTCTTCGCCGACCCGGAGAAGCTCGCCGTCCTGAACTCGATCGTGCACCCCCTGGTCGGTGCCCGCTCCCGCGAGCTGGAGAGCGCCGCGGGCGAGGACGCCGTCGTGATCCACGACGTCCCGCTGCTCGCCGAGAACGCGCTCAGGCCGCTGTACGACCTCGTGGTCGTCGTCGACGCCAGCCCCGAGACCCAGCTCGACCGTCTCGTGCGGCTGCGCGGCATGACCGAGGCGGACGCCCGCGCCCGCATGGCCGCCCAGGCCACCCGCGAGAAGCGGCTGGGGATCGCGGACGTCGTCATCGACAACGACGTCCCCCTGGTGGAGCTGGAGGGGCGCGTACGGGAGGTTTGGGCGGATCTCGTCCGCCGGGCGCAAGCCCGCAAGGAATAG
- a CDS encoding GntR family transcriptional regulator, which yields MTKIEPLGAEREPLGAVRERVLAALRQEIIAGRLRPGDRLVERELAERFGVSRVPVREAIRALVAEGFVHFETPRRTVVRRLTPTDVAELFELREALEVYAAGLAAARATPRDLAELADLLDRAATATRADDAEAITDINTRFHDRILAMAGNSLLISVMEPVDGRLRWLTRQNEEWPQLLTEHHELYESIASGDPERARAHALAHVQANYRSTVRHLFGESETPRA from the coding sequence ATGACGAAGATCGAACCCCTGGGCGCGGAACGGGAACCCCTGGGCGCGGTCCGTGAACGCGTCCTGGCCGCGCTGCGGCAGGAGATCATCGCGGGGCGACTGCGCCCCGGGGACCGTCTCGTCGAGCGCGAGCTGGCGGAGCGGTTCGGGGTCTCACGGGTTCCCGTGCGCGAGGCGATCCGCGCGCTCGTGGCGGAGGGGTTCGTGCACTTCGAGACACCGCGCCGCACGGTCGTACGCCGGCTCACCCCGACGGACGTGGCCGAACTCTTCGAGCTGCGCGAGGCGCTGGAGGTCTACGCGGCCGGGCTCGCGGCGGCACGGGCGACACCGCGGGATCTCGCCGAGCTGGCGGACCTGCTGGACCGTGCGGCGACGGCGACCCGCGCCGACGACGCGGAGGCGATCACCGACATCAACACCCGCTTCCACGACCGCATCCTGGCCATGGCGGGCAACAGCCTGCTGATCTCCGTCATGGAGCCGGTCGACGGCCGCCTGCGCTGGCTCACCCGCCAGAACGAGGAGTGGCCCCAACTCCTCACCGAACACCATGAGTTGTACGAATCCATCGCCTCCGGCGACCCGGAGCGCGCCCGGGCGCACGCCCTCGCCCACGTCCAGGCCAACTACCGGTCGACGGTGCGGCATCTCTTCGGCGAGTCAGAGACTCCCCGAGCCTGA
- a CDS encoding DUF6343 family protein — protein MRTGSEPTTARSALRMRFWLSVWGLVWAIFGTAAFALVGRPGWAAACGVLWLIVTVDMAMILRHIHQGPHYQPGRDIPPYRPPEHRHP, from the coding sequence ATGCGTACAGGCAGTGAACCGACGACGGCGCGCAGCGCCCTGCGTATGCGCTTTTGGCTGAGTGTCTGGGGCCTGGTCTGGGCGATCTTCGGTACGGCCGCGTTCGCGCTGGTCGGACGCCCCGGCTGGGCGGCCGCGTGCGGAGTGCTGTGGCTGATCGTCACCGTCGACATGGCCATGATCCTGCGCCACATCCACCAGGGGCCGCACTACCAGCCGGGCCGCGACATCCCGCCGTACCGGCCTCCGGAGCACCGTCACCCGTAG
- a CDS encoding flavin monoamine oxidase family protein, whose protein sequence is MLATMGALGLAPTAEAAQREQPFRAPQPGDFTLTGRGAAKVVVVGGGIAGLATAYELGKAGYDCTVLEARGRTGGRNFTVRGGDTTTDLHGNTQTARFSDGQYMNCGPARIPQWMVTLDYCRELGVPIEVFTNVNADAYLFNESTGMKKPVRYRTAKADVYGYVSELLAKATDKGALDKELTATDQERLVEFLKDWGELGDKLTYEGGERRGYTTVPAAAGTSGVLLGDVPSASDVLASGVGRYFSFEFGFDQAMLMFQPVGGMDQIPRALTRAIGEHRIRTGAVVSKITDKASGVSVTYTQGGRTKVIDADYCVGALPPNILARIPHNLGSGVQSALEAITPSSAAKIGLEYRSRWWELDHHIYGGITETDQDVTHIWHPSYGFHGARGVMIGYYNYGGDADSYAQLTPKEREKRAVAAGVKIYGEKYRTELASSFSHHWRQTPHLEAAWHNTPGGPDDIRYKPLNEPTGRVYFAGDWLSYTDAWQHGAFTSARKAVTALHARVLSA, encoded by the coding sequence ATGCTCGCCACCATGGGTGCCCTCGGCCTCGCGCCCACGGCCGAAGCCGCCCAGCGCGAACAGCCCTTCCGCGCCCCGCAGCCGGGCGACTTCACCCTCACCGGCCGCGGCGCCGCCAAGGTGGTCGTAGTCGGCGGCGGCATCGCGGGCCTGGCCACCGCGTACGAACTCGGCAAGGCGGGCTACGACTGTACGGTCCTGGAGGCCAGAGGCCGCACCGGCGGCCGCAACTTCACGGTCCGCGGCGGCGATACCACCACCGACCTCCACGGCAACACGCAGACGGCCCGCTTCAGCGACGGCCAGTACATGAACTGCGGCCCCGCCCGCATCCCCCAGTGGATGGTCACCCTCGACTACTGTCGCGAACTCGGCGTCCCCATCGAGGTGTTCACCAACGTCAACGCGGACGCGTACCTCTTCAACGAGTCCACCGGGATGAAGAAGCCCGTGCGGTACCGCACCGCGAAGGCCGATGTGTACGGCTACGTCTCCGAGTTGCTCGCCAAGGCCACCGACAAGGGAGCCCTGGACAAGGAACTGACCGCCACCGACCAGGAGAGGCTCGTCGAGTTCCTCAAGGACTGGGGCGAACTGGGCGACAAGCTGACGTACGAGGGCGGCGAGCGTCGCGGATACACGACGGTCCCGGCCGCCGCGGGTACCTCCGGAGTGCTCCTCGGTGACGTCCCGTCGGCCTCCGACGTCCTCGCGTCCGGTGTCGGCCGGTACTTCTCCTTCGAGTTCGGCTTCGACCAGGCGATGCTGATGTTCCAGCCGGTGGGCGGCATGGATCAGATACCGCGCGCGCTCACCAGGGCGATAGGCGAGCACCGCATCCGTACCGGGGCCGTGGTCTCCAAAATCACCGACAAGGCGAGTGGCGTTTCGGTCACTTACACCCAGGGAGGCCGTACGAAGGTGATCGACGCCGACTACTGCGTCGGCGCCCTCCCGCCCAACATCCTCGCCAGGATCCCGCACAACCTCGGCTCCGGTGTGCAGAGCGCCCTGGAGGCGATCACTCCCTCGTCGGCGGCGAAGATCGGGCTCGAGTACCGTTCCCGCTGGTGGGAGCTCGATCACCACATCTACGGCGGTATCACCGAGACCGACCAGGACGTCACACACATCTGGCACCCCTCGTACGGCTTCCACGGCGCGCGCGGCGTGATGATCGGCTACTACAACTACGGCGGTGACGCCGACTCGTACGCCCAGCTCACCCCCAAGGAGCGCGAGAAGCGCGCCGTGGCGGCCGGGGTGAAGATCTACGGCGAGAAGTACCGCACCGAACTCGCGTCCTCCTTCTCGCACCACTGGCGCCAGACACCGCACCTGGAGGCCGCCTGGCACAACACCCCCGGCGGCCCCGACGACATCCGCTACAAACCGCTGAACGAGCCCACGGGACGCGTCTACTTCGCGGGCGACTGGCTCAGCTACACCGACGCCTGGCAGCACGGCGCGTTCACCTCCGCCCGCAAGGCGGTCACGGCGCTGCACGCGCGCGTGCTGTCGGCGTAG